One window from the genome of Deinococcus multiflagellatus encodes:
- a CDS encoding DinB family protein encodes MNRSAIYARNFESHRAALLDLYAQLPEDQANFSAWDGGMSFIGQADHLSGSAGRLLSMIQGQAPGDLPAPSQSLAEARERLQQSMAAATGAMTAMSDEDLSRRVPAFGGREMPVAALLDAIIAHEAHHKGQVWLMARMVGVKPPMFVRMG; translated from the coding sequence ATGAACCGCAGCGCCATCTATGCCCGGAACTTTGAAAGCCACCGCGCCGCCCTGCTGGACCTGTACGCCCAGCTGCCCGAGGACCAGGCCAACTTCTCGGCCTGGGACGGCGGCATGAGCTTTATTGGGCAGGCCGACCACCTGTCGGGCAGCGCGGGCCGCCTGCTGAGCATGATTCAGGGGCAGGCCCCCGGCGACCTGCCGGCCCCCAGCCAGTCGCTGGCCGAAGCCCGCGAGCGCTTGCAGCAGAGCATGGCCGCCGCCACGGGTGCGATGACCGCCATGAGCGACGAGGACCTGTCGCGCCGCGTGCCGGCCTTTGGGGGCCGCGAGATGCCCGTGGCCGCCCTGCTGGACGCGATCATTGCCCACGAGGCCCACCACAAGGGCCAGGTGTGGCTGATGGCCCGCATGGTGGGGGTCAAGCCCCCCATGTTCGTGCGCATGGGCTGA
- a CDS encoding peptidoglycan-binding domain-containing protein, with protein sequence MRYALLSTTIALVTTLAPAHAATLTWQNLRQGDTGRDVTTLQYLLREAGQTVDVDGIFGSGTNTAVRTFQAARGLTVDGIVGGNTWEALIKPVRQGDNNNAVRALQDQLRNGYGYTSVTVDGAFGPATNTAVRDFQTKRGLGVDGIVGLNTWQELVTGASTAPSGTTASLAGQILNSSRITLGTTSSTTNGSPKQNMTDAAAGRLVTRGCDSNVNCGLQVALKRSMLEGVLSIANAGNTFFITSVAGGKHSTNSDHYAGLAIDIGIWNGVSLSTPNSAHTAARNACIAAGSDPSQTFNAYNDSSGGHNNHVHCAWN encoded by the coding sequence ATGCGTTACGCCTTGCTGAGCACCACCATTGCCCTTGTGACCACCCTCGCCCCGGCCCACGCCGCCACCCTGACCTGGCAGAACCTGCGCCAGGGCGACACCGGGCGCGACGTGACCACCCTGCAGTACCTGCTGCGCGAAGCCGGGCAGACGGTTGATGTGGACGGCATTTTTGGCAGCGGCACGAACACGGCCGTACGCACTTTCCAGGCGGCCCGGGGCTTGACCGTGGACGGCATCGTGGGCGGCAACACCTGGGAAGCCCTGATCAAGCCCGTGCGCCAGGGCGACAACAACAACGCGGTGCGCGCCCTGCAGGACCAGTTGCGCAACGGCTACGGGTATACCAGTGTGACGGTCGACGGCGCCTTTGGCCCCGCCACGAATACCGCCGTGCGCGACTTTCAGACCAAACGCGGGCTGGGCGTGGACGGCATCGTGGGCCTGAACACCTGGCAGGAACTGGTGACGGGCGCCAGCACTGCGCCCAGCGGCACCACCGCCAGCCTTGCCGGGCAAATTTTGAACAGCAGCCGCATCACGCTGGGCACCACCAGTTCCACCACGAACGGCAGCCCCAAGCAGAACATGACCGACGCCGCCGCTGGCCGCCTGGTCACGCGTGGGTGCGACAGCAACGTGAACTGCGGCCTGCAGGTGGCCCTGAAGCGCTCCATGCTGGAGGGCGTGCTGAGCATCGCAAACGCCGGGAACACCTTTTTCATCACCTCGGTGGCGGGTGGCAAGCACTCCACGAATTCGGACCACTACGCCGGGCTGGCGATTGATATTGGCATCTGGAACGGGGTGAGCCTGAGCACGCCGAACAGCGCCCACACCGCCGCGCGCAACGCCTGTATTGCGGCGGGCAGCGACCCCTCGCAGACCTTCAACGCCTACAACGATTCCAGCGGCGGCCACAACAACCACGTCCACTGCGCCTGGAACTAA
- a CDS encoding DinB family protein: MEFKLEDAVELLSRTPGVLGALLRDLPDGWAALDEGEGTWTPAQVVAHLIHAEHTNWLPRARVLLAAGEAQVFAPFDRFGHLHTGQGQPLGALLDDFAAVRAQSLGQLAALNLTDTDLRRTGQHPEFGPVTLAQLLATWAAHDLDHLAQVTRTLAGGYREAVGPWQAYLRVLRG; the protein is encoded by the coding sequence ATGGAGTTCAAGCTGGAGGACGCGGTGGAGCTGCTCTCACGCACGCCGGGGGTGCTGGGGGCGCTGCTGCGGGACTTGCCGGATGGCTGGGCGGCGCTGGATGAGGGAGAAGGCACCTGGACCCCGGCGCAGGTGGTGGCGCACCTGATCCACGCCGAGCACACCAACTGGCTGCCGCGTGCCCGGGTGCTGCTGGCCGCAGGGGAAGCGCAGGTGTTTGCGCCCTTCGACCGCTTTGGGCATCTGCACACCGGACAGGGCCAGCCGCTGGGCGCCCTGCTGGATGACTTCGCCGCTGTGCGCGCCCAGAGCCTGGGGCAGCTGGCGGCACTGAACCTGACCGACACTGACCTGCGCCGCACAGGCCAGCACCCAGAGTTCGGCCCCGTGACCCTGGCGCAGCTGCTCGCCACCTGGGCGGCGCACGATCTGGACCACCTCGCGCAAGTCACGCGGACGCTGGCGGGCGGCTACCGGGAGGCCGTGGGCCCGTGGCAGGCGTACCTGCGGGTGCTGCGCGGGTAA
- a CDS encoding DUF512 domain-containing protein, which yields MQEQLFPAPIKSVEKGSAAERAGVRPGDVLLRVNGQAVTDVLAYRHLLSQGAATLEIARPQEAPRVMTGVPGTAQDHHRLMLPAPPSLDDTFTFTVEWEDPGLDFEEVLFDGIKKCANKCDFCYVHQMPRGFRKSLYIMDDDYRLSFLYGSFVTLTNLTEGDINRILDENLSPLYVSVHTANQDLRQDLMKWWKLKVKDPQAVQIRSMIERLESIDLYTQIVLVPGRNDREHLDDTVAYLSSRPNVISAAVVPIGLTGHRTNLPDVRTFTREEAQDTLARLNVWRRQFLAERGTRFVFPSDELYLLAGEPLPTEDEYEGFPMLENGVGMIRDFLTEGLSDLPAALPAPRKVILGTGALFAESLDLAVEPLRRIQGLDLEVRALENKTFGKVTTVAGLLTGRCFRHAVKPGEADLLLVPNSTLRYGTELMLDDVSLSDLRAELKMDVRPGGATLGELARVILQGVHSSGTQWGMSAHAVKDTAQA from the coding sequence ATGCAGGAACAGCTTTTTCCTGCGCCGATTAAAAGTGTGGAAAAAGGCAGCGCCGCCGAGCGCGCGGGCGTGCGCCCCGGCGACGTGCTGCTGCGGGTGAACGGGCAGGCAGTGACGGACGTGCTGGCCTACCGCCACCTGCTGTCGCAGGGCGCCGCCACCCTGGAAATCGCCCGGCCCCAGGAAGCCCCGCGCGTGATGACCGGCGTGCCCGGCACCGCGCAGGACCACCACCGCCTGATGCTGCCCGCCCCCCCCAGCCTGGACGACACCTTCACCTTCACGGTGGAGTGGGAAGACCCGGGCCTGGACTTCGAGGAAGTGCTGTTCGACGGCATTAAAAAGTGCGCCAACAAATGCGATTTCTGCTACGTGCACCAGATGCCGCGCGGCTTTCGCAAGAGCCTGTACATCATGGACGACGATTACCGCCTGTCCTTTCTGTACGGCTCGTTCGTCACCCTGACCAACCTGACCGAGGGCGACATCAACCGGATTCTGGACGAGAACCTCTCGCCGCTGTACGTGTCGGTGCACACGGCGAACCAGGACCTGCGCCAGGACCTGATGAAGTGGTGGAAACTGAAGGTCAAGGACCCCCAGGCCGTGCAGATTCGTTCCATGATCGAGCGCCTGGAGAGCATCGACCTGTACACCCAGATCGTGCTGGTGCCGGGGCGCAATGACCGCGAGCACCTGGACGACACCGTGGCGTACCTGTCCAGCCGCCCCAACGTGATCAGCGCGGCGGTGGTGCCCATTGGCCTGACCGGGCACCGCACCAACCTGCCGGACGTGCGCACCTTCACCCGTGAGGAAGCGCAGGACACCCTGGCGCGGCTGAACGTGTGGCGACGGCAGTTCCTGGCCGAGCGCGGCACCCGCTTCGTCTTCCCCAGCGACGAACTGTACCTGCTGGCCGGCGAGCCGCTGCCCACCGAGGACGAGTACGAGGGCTTTCCCATGCTGGAAAACGGCGTGGGCATGATCCGCGACTTCCTGACCGAGGGCCTGTCCGACCTGCCCGCTGCGCTGCCGGCCCCGCGCAAGGTGATTCTGGGGACAGGCGCCCTGTTTGCCGAGTCGCTGGACCTGGCCGTGGAACCGCTGCGCCGCATCCAGGGACTGGACCTGGAGGTGCGCGCCCTGGAGAACAAGACCTTTGGCAAGGTGACCACGGTGGCCGGCCTGCTGACCGGGCGCTGCTTCCGCCACGCGGTGAAGCCCGGCGAGGCCGACCTGCTGCTGGTGCCCAACAGCACCCTGCGCTACGGCACCGAGCTGATGCTGGACGACGTGAGCCTGTCCGACCTGCGCGCCGAACTGAAGATGGACGTCCGGCCCGGCGGCGCCACCCTGGGCGAATTGGCGCGCGTGATTTTGCAGGGCGTGCACAGCAGCGGCACCCAGTGGGGCATGAGCGCCCACGCGGTGAAAGACACGGCGCAGGCATAA
- the mscL gene encoding large conductance mechanosensitive channel protein MscL: protein MLSGFQKFILRGNVVDLAVGVVIGAAFTGVVTTFSSSFINPLIKAITGGGPKVGGTFTLNGAVFDYGAFITAVLNLLIVAAVLYFLVVMPINRLTERFKRQEKPAVAEPSNEEKLLAEIRDALKNRPL, encoded by the coding sequence ATGCTGAGTGGCTTTCAGAAGTTCATCCTGCGGGGCAATGTGGTGGATCTGGCGGTGGGGGTGGTCATTGGCGCGGCGTTCACTGGCGTGGTCACGACCTTTTCCAGCAGCTTCATCAACCCGCTCATCAAGGCCATCACGGGCGGGGGCCCCAAGGTGGGCGGCACGTTTACCCTGAACGGCGCGGTGTTCGACTACGGCGCGTTCATCACGGCGGTTTTGAATCTGCTGATCGTGGCCGCCGTTCTCTACTTTCTGGTGGTCATGCCGATTAACCGCCTCACCGAGCGCTTCAAGCGGCAGGAGAAACCCGCCGTGGCCGAGCCCAGCAACGAGGAAAAGCTGCTGGCCGAGATCCGCGACGCCCTAAAAAACCGTCCGCTGTAG
- a CDS encoding vWA domain-containing protein: MARVTRYSKFEGELDQLESSELMQMIQEALLGQGMNDPYDPDPNARPSMDDLFDAILEALAERNMIPEEQLLEAMQAEDIRETSLGQQIGRLMDKLQQDGFIRKEFEDGEGGGQGDPGEATFQLTDKSIDFLGYKSLRDLMGGLGRSSAGAHDTREYASGVEMTGELKNYEFGDTMNLDTTATLGNVISKGFDNLEESDLVIRQAEYNSSAATIVLLDCSHSMILYGEDRFTPAKQVALALAHLIRTQYPGDTVKFVLFHDSAEEVPVGKLAQAQIGPYHTNTAGGLRLAQQLLKRENKDMKQIVMITDGKPSALTLPDGRIYKNAYGLDPYVLGATLREVANCRRSGIQVNTFMLARDPELVGFVRRVSEMTRGKAYFTTPQNIGQYVLMDFVTNKTKLVN, encoded by the coding sequence ATGGCGCGCGTCACGCGGTACAGCAAATTTGAAGGCGAACTGGATCAGCTGGAGTCCAGCGAGCTGATGCAGATGATTCAGGAAGCGCTGCTGGGCCAGGGGATGAACGACCCCTACGACCCCGACCCCAACGCGCGCCCCAGCATGGACGACCTGTTCGACGCGATTCTCGAAGCCCTGGCCGAGCGCAACATGATCCCCGAAGAGCAGCTGCTGGAAGCCATGCAGGCCGAGGACATCCGCGAGACCAGCCTGGGCCAGCAGATTGGGCGCCTGATGGACAAGCTGCAGCAGGACGGCTTTATCCGCAAGGAGTTTGAAGACGGCGAGGGCGGCGGCCAGGGCGACCCCGGCGAGGCCACCTTTCAGCTCACCGACAAGAGCATTGATTTCCTGGGCTACAAGAGCCTGCGCGACCTGATGGGCGGCCTGGGCCGCTCCAGCGCGGGCGCCCACGACACGCGTGAATACGCCAGCGGCGTGGAAATGACCGGCGAACTGAAGAACTACGAGTTCGGGGACACCATGAACTTGGACACCACCGCCACGCTGGGCAACGTGATTTCCAAGGGCTTTGACAACTTAGAAGAATCGGATCTGGTGATCCGGCAGGCGGAATACAACTCCTCGGCGGCGACCATCGTGCTGCTGGACTGCTCGCACTCCATGATCCTGTACGGCGAGGACCGCTTTACCCCGGCCAAGCAGGTGGCGCTGGCCCTGGCCCACCTGATCCGCACCCAGTACCCCGGCGACACAGTGAAGTTCGTGCTGTTCCACGACAGCGCCGAGGAAGTGCCGGTGGGCAAGCTGGCGCAGGCGCAGATTGGCCCGTACCACACGAACACGGCGGGCGGCCTGCGCCTGGCCCAGCAGTTGCTGAAGCGCGAGAACAAGGACATGAAGCAGATCGTGATGATCACCGACGGCAAGCCCTCAGCCCTCACGCTGCCCGATGGCCGCATTTACAAGAACGCCTACGGCCTGGACCCCTACGTGCTGGGCGCCACCCTGCGCGAGGTCGCCAACTGCCGCCGCAGCGGCATCCAGGTGAACACCTTCATGCTGGCCCGCGACCCGGAACTGGTGGGCTTCGTGCGCCGCGTGTCCGAGATGACGCGGGGCAAGGCGTACTTCACCACGCCGCAGAACATCGGCCAGTACGTGCTGATGGACTTTGTGACGAACAAGACCAAACTGGTGAATTAG
- the ribH gene encoding 6,7-dimethyl-8-ribityllumazine synthase, translating to MNRMEATLLATDLKFAIVSTRWNHLIVDRLVEGAELAFVQHGGKTEHLDHFLAPGSYEVPLVARKLAQSGKYDAVVCLGAVIKGDTDHYDFVAGGAASGILNTSLETGVPVAFGVLTTDTVEQALNRAGIKAGNKGAEAVLAMIETVNLLRRIG from the coding sequence ATGAACCGAATGGAAGCCACCCTCCTGGCCACCGATCTGAAATTCGCCATTGTCAGCACCCGCTGGAACCACCTGATCGTGGACCGGCTGGTCGAAGGTGCCGAACTGGCCTTTGTGCAGCACGGCGGCAAGACCGAACACCTGGACCATTTTCTGGCCCCCGGCAGCTACGAGGTGCCCCTGGTGGCGCGCAAGCTGGCGCAGTCCGGCAAGTACGACGCCGTGGTGTGTCTGGGTGCCGTGATCAAGGGCGACACCGACCACTACGACTTCGTGGCGGGCGGCGCGGCCAGCGGCATTCTGAACACCAGCCTGGAGACGGGCGTGCCCGTGGCGTTCGGGGTGCTGACCACCGACACCGTGGAGCAGGCCCTGAACCGCGCCGGCATCAAGGCCGGGAACAAGGGGGCCGAAGCGGTGCTGGCAATGATTGAGACGGTGAATCTGCTGCGGCGGATTGGGTAA